TTTACTTCTGGTCAAGAAAATTTGGGCCGACTTGCAATTCATAATCCTTATCCAATTCTTACAAACTAGGgatcattttatttgtgtatcaCTCCTCTATCCAATGATATTGTCTATTTCAATATACAggtattttgaacattttagtaaCATAGCTAGAAAATGGCACCTTCCATCAGTTCTTAAGTGTGCTATAATTCTTGGAGATAAAAGTATGTCACAGATatgttaagacacctgggaacctTTTGTCCCAAATATTGAAGCAGACTCGTACTACAACTGGCCTCTTCTGCCTCTGCCCACGTGCTTCTATTTTGATGACGTAGCCGAATGCGTAACACCCTCCCTGGGTAAAGATACAGGGAAAATACCCCCAAAAGCTCAGAAGAGAACCAGAAGGCGAGAAATGTTGCACTAAGATTTATAAATTGTTTCCCGACCTGACGACAGTCTCCATACGACACACCGGAAAGGAAGAGAGCGGAGGTGACATAATGGAAGGAATGAACATATAAACTCCCAAAGTAGAAACATCAACAATCACATATGAATCGATATGAATGGGAGCTCCGTATTATTTCCATCACAGCTTGTGGACGTCTTCCAGaatgatatttttaaaatagcttGTTAGCAAACACTTGCTGGCTTTTATGTGTTAGCTAACGCCGAACACTTTTCATTCCATCATGTTTCGCTTCACTTCAAATTAACGCAGCTTCATACGCCGGGGTTAAAACAGTAATACGTATAAAAAGGAGAACAGTAGTTTGTTCACAGGAAAACCCAAACGCTTACCTTATTTGACCTTTATAAAGAGTCGAGCTCCCCTCGCTCGTATTTTTATGCCAACGTTAGCTCGCGGCTAGCTTGCATTCTGTCAAAAACAGGCAGCGCCAGTCTTGCGTTTCACTTCCGGGTTCGTGACGTCCGCTACATTGCAGTCGCGTTTTCCCAAAACCAGACAAGATTCGCCGCTTGTTACTTTGTCCTTCGACGAGCGCCCCAAGGGTACAGTGAGTGAGTGGCACATGGACAACACCAGCCTGACCGCGTCAAGGCGGACTCACAAACGTCAACGGCATTgcgtatttgtttttgtttagttttttttttcttaaagggCCAGCGCACCCTTTTGGAGCCAGTGGCGTTTACGAAATTGGAGGCCAAGGGCAAACCCAAAGTATTGAGCCCTCCGCACCAGTGTACTGCAATTTTTTGAATATTAATGTTTCTCGTTAACTTGAAAAGTGTCAGTTAAAGAAAATTCGAGGCTGGAGCAAATCCCATCTTACTTTGGAcaagaggaggggtacaccttggactggtcgccagtcaatcacagggaacgtgaacaagcaaccattcattCACTCCAGAGAACTTtttatgtttgtaaacaataataggtttgggggggggatttaaATTTGTCATTCCTGAAAAGGGGCACAGCACACACATAGGGTGAACATAGGGTGGGGCATGCCCCCAGTGGCCCCCCCATTCCGCCACCTCTGtgcaataatgaaaaaaattggaACAAGGGTGTCATTACAGCTCCCAAACACGGTGCCTATGTCCCcagtcaactgtcaatcaaacaccacTACTTATGGTAGCATTTATTGTAAGACCGGATATATGTAGaacatgggtgtcaaactcatttttgtcacggggcACATCATAGATATGGTTTCTCTTGGAGGGCCATTATGGCTGTGAACCCATATCAATGTATGATCACCtcacattattacatatacacaaattgatggataactacttttgaaatcagaagccagtaaaaactgttcgactacagtattatttattttacaaagaggATCGggaacaaacaaaatgcttgcaatatctcaatatttttaaaagtgaagacaatttgcaattttggtattttagcatgAAACACGAAgtggatgcacatgatttggtttcccgggccacgtaaaatgatgtggtgggccgacTCTGGCCACCGGGACACCAGTTTGACACTATCATGTAGGAAATTAGTTTTCCAAGACCACTGTcacaaaaaacaatacaaaacaaaccataaaacaaagacataaTACATATCTAATAGTTAAGCGGTTATGGATGTAAGAGGtctggagtcttcaattaatcatCGATGTTGCGATCACAGCGTGCATGACGTCACTCCTGTTCGCCACAAGCAAAGTTCTAAGTAACCAAGCAACTTTAGTGTCCGTTTTCGCGTAACATATATACAGAAAGAATGTTTCCATATCCAAACCCATCTAGCTCCGCATTGCTTCTCAACTCCTCTGGGCCATTTTGCCAACGCCCTTCGCTCAGCTCACCTCCCCCCAACCAACTGTCCAGTTGTATAGGACCCCGTTGTAGGCAGTCCACCAGCTCAGACACTTCCGCGGCTGCTGCAAGAGTGCTGCCCATCAAGAAACAAAAGCACCAAGtatagcatctttcttatgcctacacatcttTACGTTTGAGGCACCAGAGCCAGAAGAAATTCGTTAGCTGGGGGAAGGGGGTCGGTAGTGGGTTCCCTGCATCCTCATTTTGGGGACTGGCCATGCAGCTTGTCAACAAATGTTCCCTTTTAATAACTATTTAACATTGACAGTAGATAATGCCGGGGTGACAGCAAACAGCACCACAGCGAcagctttgtgtttttatttgagctagaaaaaaaaaagttaacattttcaaGGTCGTCCGGCACAAATGGTGAGTTCACATCATGTTCCAGTAAGAGTCCACTCACAGTTAGGTGAAAGAGCTCCACACCACTTTTTAAAACGGGCGCTTCAAAACCATACATagctaaaatactgtacatgtagtgTGTCAGAGGCTTGGTATTTAGGTAACTTGCAGGTAAACGTCACTGTTGTGCTTTTTCTGAACAACACATAGCCTATAAAGTCAAATGAATAATCCGACCCAACATCTCATGATagttatattttgtttacatAAACTTATACAGTCACCTTAGTAAGTATGTAGACCCTTTACAGTAATTTTGAAAGATGTAATTCTACTTCTACTGTATTTTTctctatatatactgtacaggcaAGTCAACCAGCGACTTAAACATTTGTACAATAaactacggtggcctggaagtgcaaaacaatataacaaattttgaaacacttttacatttaagaaaacaaatttaaaaaaaacgaaacacgTTGagatttcagaaaacacattaacaaaagcagaaacacttttacaaaagacgaaacaaattacaattgagacaaaCTGGAAAGGGAAcatcccatttcacagacattcttagaaatctcTAAGAGGAAaccctttctcggcaagacccgccccgcttcaacatgattggctcctgcatcgcgggaaggggAGGCTACGCAAATGTAACGAGACGTCTATtccaaataaatttttttgaaaaaacaaagaagtttattatggttaggtttaggactagggttggggttaaagcagtttaggatgagttaaggttaggattatggtgGTTAAGGCCTGCACACACTGAGCACCGCCGCCGATACAACTATGGCGCAGTTTTCTGAAATAtaaaagtgtttcggcttttgttaatttgttttttgaaatgtaaaagtgtttcacaatttgttgtattgttttgcacttccagccCACCGTAACAAACAGATTActgacagtattttttttattactgtccACACACTAGAGCGGAGCAGCACTCTTTCAGTACTTGTGCTACTTTTTTACCCTCATCTTTTTCTCATCCTTAAGATaagatgtatttcttttttcatttaataaattGGCATTCAGAATAAAGTAGATGACTTTTGTGCACGTTTTGCGTATCTGCctgagattttctttttttcaggtaTGAGTGCAGTTTACTTATTGCAGACATCTCAAACCACAGAAACCACTCCTATAACTCCCACTTGTAACAGGTCCAACAAGGcccacaagtttgtcatctaaCTCCAATTTTCTACACTCAGTCCACTGTGTACTTCAGTGGAACtttaattaaagcaaaaaatccATCACAAACTCTCAATATAATTCAGACCCTTGCACTTAATCTACTACTGTatttaaaagtcaaattgtacacatctgatgtaatgatgatgatggttcTCCAGGAACAGTGAAGACCTCACTTTACTAGTTCATTCacgtttaaaatgaaaaaaaaaaaatcattaaagtatactactactaatagcTATTATTGTTTACCAACTTGTAAAGCAGCTTCTTCCCATCCAGGTAGCTCCAGATGCAAGAATGTAAGTGAAGCAGGGTGTTGTGATCCAGGTGGTGTCTTTTGTCAGAAGAAGCATCAAGAACCGTGTCGTTCCAGGTTCGAGAGTAATGACGTATTCTGCGCAGACTGAACGACGAGTATGTTTTATCTTAGAAACGATCAGACCGCAGAGAGGAGTCCATGATGGATAAGTAACAGCCGCTGGTTCAGTTTGTTCTAGAAGATTTCGGGGCACATGCTCCAGTCCTGCCTCTCTTTGGCCTCCCAGTAGCCTACCCTGTAGATGTAGTTGCTTTCTCTTGTTGTTTCGTCCATTCTCTTCTCAAACCAAAGAGGCTGGTACACCTCCACATCTTGAcctgtgcgcgcacacacacacacacacacacacgcacaaacaccaTGTTTCATAGCTAACTGATATTATTGGATTATACGGCCTTAAACCCAGATTGGTAAATGTCCAACCAGACTATTTTGTCAGAATAGAACTCCAACAAAAATATGTGCTTCTTTCTTGTGcaaacatgttaaaaaaaacattactaatgTGCTAATGCTAAGCAGATAAAATAACAGTGTTAGCACTTGCTGACATGTACTAAATACAGACAGAATATAGTTagaatgtgtatgtaaaattgtttttaataacaaaataataatcatcatattttaattgctggcggcacggttgacgactggttagagcgtctgcctcacagttctgaggaccggggttcaatcccgggccctgcctgtgtggagtttgcatgttctccccgtgcctgcgtgggttttttccgggcactccggtttcctcccacatcccaaaaacatgcgtggtaggttgattgaagactctaaatttcccataggtgtgaatgggtctttgtttatgtgtgccctgcgattggctgagaaccagttcagggtgtaccccacctcctgcccgaagacggttgcgataggctccagcactcccgcgaccctagtgagaataagcggctcagaaaatggatggatggatattttaattGCTgtggaaaatagcactctataatattttactttaagaaaacataattaaatagaatgcaaagaattaaacagtttgtgcatcataattAATTTGTTGTGGCTCCTAGTGTGGGCGACTTTGCTACCAGGGGCAATAGAAAACTCATTAAGAAACTAAATAAGAGTTCCACAACTGCTGTgtctcagtaaactgcagtaatgttAGTCGTTTTGTTTCAGAGGATAtatatatgcctgtaagtattgttatattgtctgtctacatgtgttgggctgccgtttgtgttcaaatatccgtttcttaaagcgttataacaccgGCAGATAGATTGTATTTGTTAATCCAGCTAAAATAATCCATTAAGTGGGTGCACCCTGGATTGTGTCTCCCAAATGGGCAAAATTGCTAAGAAGTTAATTTTGTGCATTCTGGGAGGAGTATATACACAATTTGATTAATTTAGATTGCACAATGTGATTCATCATACGTGAGATGAATTGCAATGGCTGATTTTCCATTGTGTTCAGCCGCATCGCTCAATGTGTGGCAGCCCTAACAACAGGCATGTtattggaatgtaggaggaagccagaatacccgaagaaaacccacataagcacagggagaacatccaaactccacaccggaagGCTAGGACACCaaacctccgaactgtgaggcagacgtgctaaccacgagGCTGCCACTTGAACAGATTGTGAGAACAAAATCATGGCAGTAAGTCTTCAGAGAAGAGTGAAAGCTGTTCCAGCAGCAAAACAGAGACCCACTCCATATGGCCTTCTGTCCCCAAACTTTAGTCCACATTATATATCAAAAGACTGTTAATTAGACTGTTAAATTTCAGTACAATGTCTTGTAtaatctgcgattggctagcatcCAGCCAAGGGTCAATCCCgcctcttgccaaaagtcagctgggattggctccagcacaccaaTGACCATTATGAGGATAAGCACTCACAGGCATgtaatattctttatcctctgtgaaaaaacaactaatattactctggtgcagcaacacatgcagacagccAATATAAAATTATTTACAGGCATATACTCTTTatgttctgctatttttttcctgcctgactgtattatactgcccccctggtggccaagttgcacacaccagaaggagctgcaatgaattagttatgatgcacaaactgttcgATTCTTCTCATTGTATGtaatttctttatgtttaataaagtaaaatactgtagagtgttattttgattgaaaaactttttttgggtggggggggggggggagctggaacggattaatggcatttccatgcATGTTAATGGagaaagaggatttgagatatgagtattTTGACTTACAAGCGTGGTCATAGAACGAatgaaactcatatctcaaggcaccactgtacagtatgtttaatgGACTCACCATCCTCAAGGGCCTGCATGGTTTGGacctccctcctcttcctctccagcCTCTGAGACTCTTCCAGACGCTGCTTCTGGATGTTTGCTTCATCCCACAGGCCCGCCTCCATGAGCCGCTGGTCTGGACGCATGCGGCTGTCGGTGGGCGCTACCCCTTCTTCTGGCTCATTCAGAGTCAAAGCCAAGGTAGagaaataatgcatgttttctgCATTGTCCCTAGGGTAGCGAAAGGAAAGATGATGTGATAAATGGCACATTCGGTCATTTAAGAGGAGGTGGAAATGAGTTTGAAAGAGCGTACGGGAGAGGGTATTTCTTCCACAACAGTTTTGGCTGAAGAGTCTGATAAACTGTCTTTTGTTTGCCTTCTGAGCCTCCACTTCCTTGACTGCTATCCACTATTTTGGCACTCTCCATCTTTTCATCCCACGTTCCTGATAGGATATAATGCGCCATGCCCTCCCTGTCCTCAACCATACCCGTCACCTGGAAAAGAAATCACTCACAGTTACAGCGCTGCTTAAGTTTGTGACTCATACTGGAAGACAGGCTGTCATACTTTGCGCGGGACATCTCTGGAGAAGTAGCTGTAGGGTGAGAACTTGAGATGGCAGGTATCCTTGGTGGTGGTGTTTACAATGTCAATGTCCCCGGACTAGAAACAAGAAAGTATGAGACATTGGCATGAAATctttacatttcaaatattcAAAGCAGACAAGTCTCTTATTCTTAatgaataattctttgaatatgctagaaatgaacaaaatgacaaaaacccAACCTGATCAATCCAGAGTTTCCCCACGATAATATTATGCACCGTTGAGGTCACTTTGCTCCACAAGTAATGGTTCCCGCTTGAGTGGAACTGCAAGTGAATCTTTCCTATTTTGAATGGAAGCACGTGCAGATatcaccataaaaaaaatgctgcagttttttttaacgaaaaaataataataataaaatggtgGGGCTCCAATCACTTGAACCACTGACCAGgggggaaatttaaaaaaaataaaaataaataaaaatggtggGGCTCCAATCACTTGAACCACTGACCAGGAAAACCAAATTAGTCTCTTtccctttaaaaatgttttactaatTCCAATTTATTGGCCAATAAACTGCACAGGCaactaaaataattaataattgattaGGAAACAACTGGACACAACTGTAACTATCAGGAATGAATATATTTGCAATTCTATCACTGCTCTTTAGTACATAGAAAATGTATCTTAGATTTGTGTAGTATACTACTTTTCATTGTTTAATTGAATTATCATTTGAATAAGTTGCACattgaaataatttaataaaatgatttaattataatctaataaatattgtttttttacaactttgtactgtatttagatttgatgtatttattaaaagtgttattatttttgcaaatattgttGATAAAGTAGTAATGAATaagaataaataacaataacaatctaaaataatagcaatacatgtataaataataaaacatgcaataaaagtacatttaatttctcaatttattttatgatttactttttctaattattttcctcctactgtatttgttttgaggGAAATTCAgttttcattctctttttttttccccatttaacaTTTCATATGGtcccaaattttgtttttagctcTCTTTGTTGATGTAGAAACCTGCAGCATCATATCAAAACTTTGTGGCAGAAGGAATTAAAACACATGCCGCTTATACTTTTTACCTTGTGGCATGACAGAGATGTACTTCCCACGGAATTTGCTGTCAATAGTGATGTGTTGCCACAGGGTCCATCCTCGCTGTGAGGTGACGTGGTGGGCAGCAGCTGGTGGGTGATGACTCACCTGAGTTTACACCATAGAtacacagggtgattgaaaagcaactccctattttaaaacactttcaaattatttatttattgaactttttttctcatatttttacCATTTGTTCTTTAATATATGAGATTTTAATCTGGATTTTCTTCCCTCAGATAATGAGAATTAGAGTGGGCTAATTTAATATTAAGCATTTTTAAGTTACGCACAGAAATCATGAATAGAGAAAATGAATCTTTCAGATGAATACTGGTATATATCAAGGCTTAGTTCCAACTTGACATAGTCCAGTCTCTTATTGCACTCAGTAACTTTTGCAAATACATTAGTGCAACACAGGGTCAACTCCCATTTCCATGTTGGCCCCACCCATGAAACAAGGCTTTACCTCCcgcaaaaacagaaaacagaaagTGAGGTTTGGTGATTGATAGAAGACCCGGAAAGCAAGTAGTGCTTTAGCTTGGGTGCCAGTGCATCGGCCTGTTAGTATAAGTTAATGTTAGTTAtcatatttcatgaaagatTGATAGATTTGATGTTTGGATTTTTACACTATCGCACTAAACGTTCCTCTTTGAGGCAACCTAGATGATACTTATCGAGATCCAACCTACGAAACTGAAGATGATGACAGAACAGTTGTGATAAAAGTGTCACTATAGCTCATCATAACCATGATATATGGCAAAAAGACGAAATCTGAGGAAAAACAcaatttctgtaaaaacaaGTATCCAGAAGAAGTAATCATTGCCATACCAATCGCCAAGATATAAATCCCCCAGGTATTATTGCAGAAATAACACTTTAAAATCACTCTCCTGCAAGTATTTTGAAATAAGGAGTCACTTTTCAATCGCCATGCACTTTATTAATCCTGTGAGTGTGGTTAAAGAGTGTGGCTACTTTTGGGACTTTAACTCACCTGCTCACATATGGACCGGTAGCCGTATTCCTGCAGGCGGTCCAACTCATAGGTCTCCCCCAGTAGAGGATTGAAGGGCTTGGATGTGCGATGGACGGTGGTGGAGTAGGAGGAGACGGAGAAGGCGGCCACCAGGCACATCTGCTCCAAGGAGGAGTCGCAGCGAGCCGCCCGGTCAAGGAGCTCGCTGTACTCCACATCCTCGGTCAGACGCTGCAGCATCGACAGCGGCTCGTTAAAGTTGACCTGACATCAATCGAGCACACAGAAGGAATGTGATCGAGTTGAACTGAATTATATTTGTAGTTAAGAAATGTATGTGATGTGTTTACAGGCATGGGTATCTTGGACAGGTCTTTCCCAATACAGTTCTTCATGATGCTCCACAGGTTGAGGGAATAATTGGGTTTGTCTGGAATACGGCTGCGTCTTGTTCTCCGTAGCTGCATGTGATTTGATTCTGAGGTGTCCTGAAAGACGTCGTAACGAGAGGCTGTAATTTAGTTGTCTAGATCTTGTCTCACAAAAGGAGGAGGCCTGTAAAGGGACCTACATTCTCGTTAAGGGTCCAGTCACTGGGGACTCCACCACTCATACTCTGACTACTCCCTGAGCGCCTGAGAAAAAGAATTGTCTGATTTTGGAAGACTGAAAGACAGACCGAACAATTTAGTGTAGACGCAAAGTCTCACCTGTGCGTGGTCTCCGCATTCACGGTTATGAATGAAGGCGCGTCCTCCATGGCATCGAAGAATTCATCATTCTCATCACTCTCGTCCACCTCGCGAGCTCTCTGCACACCTACAGTGAAATACaggacaaacacaaacaacaagccATTTGtctcatgttaaaaaaaactgcatatcAACAGGAGCGACAGGGAATTTAGTCAGAAATCAAATGAACCCTTAGGCACTTGATTATGTAGGAAGTGGACTATTTTTCTACTTGTGCAAACCTCCACAACACActggaaaaactgaaaaaaagcacTGACGTTGAAAATGCTATACTTTGCCAAAAAATGGGGAATTTCACGGTAAGAGGGGGAGAAATAATGGCCTTTTCCATCTCGCAACACAGAACTACTCACAAAAACTAAAACACTAACACGTTTCCTGGTTCAGctagaatttgtatttaaacagtcctcttcatcatgctaaATTTGACATCAGGAGACGGAGACGACCGTAAGTGGAtgtc
The sequence above is a segment of the Phyllopteryx taeniolatus isolate TA_2022b chromosome 15, UOR_Ptae_1.2, whole genome shotgun sequence genome. Coding sequences within it:
- the osbp2a gene encoding oxysterol-binding protein 2 isoform X1, which translates into the protein MDELVRSLPSPTLPGIQLPRLDTHKGWLFKWTNYLKGYQRRWFVLSNGLLSYYRTQAEMGHTCRGTIPLAAAQIEQGDACNLLITNGGRSYHLKATSEGECQHWLSTLQQAKVNSNALIHHSDDSGDEESPGPHDTRVLNQGALKTLASKLDDLSTCNELIGKHGAALQRSLSEFEDLRGCVNGTDKVKTINERAALFRITSNAMINACRDFLDVAQSQNRRWQKALQHEQEQRNYLETTIEQLAKQHNSLETAWREKPTSYTGVQRAREVDESDENDEFFDAMEDAPSFITVNAETTHRRSGSSQSMSGGVPSDWTLNENDTSESNHMQLRRTRRSRIPDKPNYSLNLWSIMKNCIGKDLSKIPMPVNFNEPLSMLQRLTEDVEYSELLDRAARCDSSLEQMCLVAAFSVSSYSTTVHRTSKPFNPLLGETYELDRLQEYGYRSICEQVSHHPPAAAHHVTSQRGWTLWQHITIDSKFRGKYISVMPQGKIHLQFHSSGNHYLWSKVTSTVHNIIVGKLWIDQSGDIDIVNTTTKDTCHLKFSPYSYFSRDVPRKVTGMVEDREGMAHYILSGTWDEKMESAKIVDSSQGSGGSEGKQKTVYQTLQPKLLWKKYPLPDNAENMHYFSTLALTLNEPEEGVAPTDSRMRPDQRLMEAGLWDEANIQKQRLEESQRLERKRREVQTMQALEDGQDVEVYQPLWFEKRMDETTRESNYIYRVGYWEAKERQDWSMCPEIF
- the osbp2a gene encoding oxysterol-binding protein 2 isoform X3; protein product: MSPYDSGDEESPGPHDTRVLNQGALKTLASKLDDLSTCNELIGKHGAALQRSLSEFEDLRGCVNGTDKVKTINERAALFRITSNAMINACRDFLDVAQSQNRRWQKALQHEQEQRNYLETTIEQLAKQHNSLETAWREKPTSYTGVQRAREVDESDENDEFFDAMEDAPSFITVNAETTHRRSGSSQSMSGGVPSDWTLNENDTSESNHMQLRRTRRSRIPDKPNYSLNLWSIMKNCIGKDLSKIPMPVNFNEPLSMLQRLTEDVEYSELLDRAARCDSSLEQMCLVAAFSVSSYSTTVHRTSKPFNPLLGETYELDRLQEYGYRSICEQVSHHPPAAAHHVTSQRGWTLWQHITIDSKFRGKYISVMPQGKIHLQFHSSGNHYLWSKVTSTVHNIIVGKLWIDQSGDIDIVNTTTKDTCHLKFSPYSYFSRDVPRKVTGMVEDREGMAHYILSGTWDEKMESAKIVDSSQGSGGSEGKQKTVYQTLQPKLLWKKYPLPDNAENMHYFSTLALTLNEPEEGVAPTDSRMRPDQRLMEAGLWDEANIQKQRLEESQRLERKRREVQTMQALEDGQDVEVYQPLWFEKRMDETTRESNYIYRVGYWEAKERQDWSMCPEIF
- the osbp2a gene encoding oxysterol-binding protein 2 isoform X2, whose translation is MDELVRSLPSPTLPGIQLPRLDTHKGWLFKWTNYLKGYQRRWFVLSNGLLSYYRTQAEMGHTCRGTIPLAAAQIEQGDACNLLITNGGRSYHLKATSEGECQHWLSTLQQAKVNSNALIHHSDDSGDEESPGPHDTRVLNQGALKTLASKLDDLSTCNELIGKHGAALQRSLSEFEDLRGCVNGTDKVKTINERAALFRITSNAMINACRDFLDVAQSQNRRWQKALQHEQEQRNYLETTIEQLAKQHNSLETAWREKPTSYTGVQRAREVDESDENDEFFDAMEDAPSFITVNAETTHRRSGSSQSMSGGVPSDWTLNENDTSESNHMQLRRTRRSRIPDKPNYSLNLWSIMKNCIGKDLSKIPMPVNFNEPLSMLQRLTEDVEYSELLDRAARCDSSLEQMCLVAAFSVSSYSTTVHRTSKPFNPLLGETYELDRLQEYGYRSICEQVSHHPPAAAHHVTSQRGWTLWQHITIDSKFRGKYISVMPQGKIHLQFHSSGNHYLWSKVTSTVHNIIVGKLWIDQSGDIDIVNTTTKDTCHLKFSPYSYFSRDVPRKVTGMVEDREGMAHYILSGTWDEKMESAKIVDSSQGSGGSEGKQKTVYQTLQPKLLWKKYPLPDNAENMHYFSTLALTLNEPEEGVAPTDSRMRPDQRLMEAGLWDEANIQKQRLEESQRLERKRREVQTMQALEDGSRECWSLSQPSSGRRWGTP